The Cucumis melo cultivar AY chromosome 5, USDA_Cmelo_AY_1.0, whole genome shotgun sequence genome has a segment encoding these proteins:
- the LOC103485760 gene encoding guanosine nucleotide diphosphate dissociation inhibitor 2, whose product MDEEYDVIVLGTGLKECILSGLLSVDGLKVLHMDRNDYYGGESSSLNLIQLWKRFRGDDKPPAHLGSSRDYNVDMIPKFMMANGTLVRVLIHTDVTKYLSFKAVDGSYVYNKGKIHKVPATDMEALKSPLMGLFEKRRARKFFIFVQDYDESNPKTHEGMDLTRVTTKELIAKYGLDDNTIDFIGHALALHRDDRYLDLPALDTVKRMKLYAESLARFQGGSPYIYPLYGLGELPQAFARLSAVYGGTYMLNKPECKVEFDDEGKVIGVTSEGETARCKKVVCDPSYLPNKVRKVGKVARAIAIMSHTIPNTNDSHSVQIIIPQKQLGRRSDMYVFCCSYSHNVAPRGKFIAFVTTEAETDHPESELKPGIDLLGAIDEIFFDTYDRYEPVNEPSLDNCFISMSYDATTHFESTVVDVLNMYTMITGKAVDLSVDLSAASAAEE is encoded by the exons ATGGATGAAGAATACGATGTTATTGTGCTTGGAACCGGTCTCAAGGAGTGCATCCTCAGTGGTCTTCTCTCCGTCGATGGCCTTAAG GTTCTGCACATGGATAGGAATGACTATTATGGAGGGGAATCTTCATCGCTTAATCTCATTCAG CTTTGGAAGCGGTTTAGGGGAGATGACAAGCCACCTGCCCATCTGGGTTCTAGTAGGGACTACAACGTGGACATGATTCCAAAG TTTATGATGGCAAATGGAACACTTGTGCGTGTCCTTATCCATACAGATGTAACCAAGTATTTGTCTTTTAAAGCCGTTGACGGTAGCTATGTGTATAACAAAGGAAAG ATTCACAAAGTTCCAGCCACAGATATGGAAGCTCTTAAATCTCCACTTATGGGCTTATTTGAGAAGCGCCGAGCTCGCAAGTTCTTCATCTTTGTTCAAGATTACGATGAAAGTAATCCTAAGACACATGAAGGAATGGACTTGACAAGAGTGACAACAAAAGAATTGATTGC AAAGTATGGACTGGATGACAACACTATTGACTTCATTGGTCATGCATTGGCACTTCATAGAGATGATCGCTATCTTGATCTGCCTGCATTAGATACAGTAAAGAGAATGAAG CTTTATGCGGAGTCTCTTGCACGCTTTCAAGGAGGGTCTCCATACATCTATCCTCTATATGGATTAGGAGAGCTTCCACAG GCATTTGCTCGCCTTAGTGCTGTCTACGGTGGAACATATATGTTAAACAAACCTGAGTGCAAG GTGGAATTTGATGACGAAGGAAAAGTTATTGGTGTCACATCAGAAGGGGAAACTGCCAGGTGCAAAAAGGTTGTCTGCGATCCTTCCTACTTGCCCAACAAG GTCAGGAAGGTTGGTAAGGTTGCCAGGGCCATTGCCATAATGAGCCACACAATACCAAACACCAATGATTCCCATTCGGTGCAGATTATTATACCGCAGAAGCAGTTGGGTCGCAGATCGGACAT GTATGTTTTTTGTTGCTCTTACTCTCACAACGTTGCTCCAAGAGGCAAGTTTATTGCTTTTGTTACCACAGAAGCTGAGACTGATCATCCCGAGTCAGAACTAAAACCAGGAATTGACCTGCTGGGGGCCATTGATGAGATATTTTTTGATACATATGACAGATACGAGCCAGTCAATGAACCATCTCTGGACAATTGCTTTATATCCATG AGTTATGATGCTACAACACATTTTGAATCAACCGTTGTTGATGTGCTCAACATGTATACAATGATAACTGGCAAG GCTGTTGATCTGAGTGTGGATTTGAGTGCTGCTAGTGCTGCAGAAGAATGA